One stretch of Bordetella avium DNA includes these proteins:
- a CDS encoding phage baseplate protein: protein MMVGDVLSSIFIRRKRSIADVIPDVAVEEIHSDDLIVTDHPVEQGASISDHAFKKPAEVALRYGWSNSSAVNNVMRGGLTVSVEDVYQKLLALQESREPFDLITGKRAYNNMLIVSLKVETNIITNDVLYISAICRQIITVPTYLTAAAPHEDQSNPEVTGNVEVFPIEQPQPLLAIPDGINAVEGLPGSKS from the coding sequence ATGATGGTTGGTGACGTTCTAAGCTCAATCTTTATCCGGCGCAAGCGATCTATTGCAGATGTAATCCCGGATGTGGCAGTGGAAGAGATTCACAGTGACGACTTAATCGTCACGGACCATCCTGTGGAGCAAGGGGCTTCGATTTCGGATCATGCATTCAAGAAACCGGCTGAAGTGGCACTGCGGTATGGGTGGTCCAACAGCTCAGCAGTCAATAACGTAATGCGGGGCGGCCTTACAGTTTCGGTTGAAGATGTCTACCAAAAGTTACTGGCTTTACAGGAGTCGAGGGAGCCTTTCGATCTGATCACTGGTAAGCGTGCTTACAACAACATGCTTATCGTCAGTTTGAAAGTTGAGACGAACATTATCACTAACGATGTTCTGTATATCTCGGCTATCTGCCGTCAGATCATCACTGTGCCGACATATTTGACGGCAGCGGCACCTCACGAGGATCAATCTAATCCTGAAGTAACAGGAAATGTGGAGGTATTTCCTATTGAGCAGCCGCAGCCGCTTCTGGCCATTCCTGATGGAATTAATGCTGTCGAAGGGCTGCCGGGTAGCAAGTCATGA
- a CDS encoding phage baseplate plug family protein — protein sequence MNVFKIPLANRAQTFPIVLSNVEYRFRIVWRDPQGWVLDILDSLNNPILCGMPLIPGVNLLRQFDYLGIGGGLVVLTDGAALIYPTYDGLGKESLMYYVTE from the coding sequence ATGAACGTCTTCAAAATACCATTAGCTAACCGTGCTCAGACTTTCCCGATTGTTCTGTCGAATGTGGAATACCGATTCCGTATCGTATGGCGCGATCCGCAGGGTTGGGTTTTGGATATCTTGGATAGCCTTAACAACCCAATTCTTTGCGGCATGCCGCTTATCCCGGGCGTAAATCTTCTTCGGCAGTTCGACTACCTTGGAATCGGTGGCGGGCTGGTTGTGCTCACTGATGGGGCTGCTCTGATCTACCCGACTTACGATGGTCTTGGCAAAGAATCATTGATGTATTACGTAACGGAGTAG
- a CDS encoding phage protein yields the protein MAIQWLRKSALALENASGDQLDISELHFKFVISAADVQTPAAAQIRVYNLSDNTAQRIQKEFAKVTLRAGYEGNFGTIFSGDVKQIRRGKETSIDKYLDITAANGDMAYNFAVANFTLAAGWTAAELYNALLQELSLYGVTAGYAPPFPATVYPRATSFYGMVRDRLRELAEMVGCSWSIHDNRLYLIPISGYIPGDTVVLTSKTGLIGFPEQTINGIHVRCLLNPNIFIGRGIQINNGSVQEAQINVAYTAFNYFPSIAQDGKYKALAVTHIGDTRGQSWYTDSICQAIDGTAPMSRSILTVVPNNG from the coding sequence ATGGCGATTCAATGGCTGCGTAAGTCCGCCCTTGCGCTGGAGAATGCGTCCGGAGACCAGTTGGACATCTCTGAGCTTCACTTCAAGTTTGTGATATCGGCTGCTGATGTGCAAACCCCTGCCGCAGCTCAAATTAGAGTTTACAACTTGAGCGATAACACCGCTCAGCGGATCCAGAAAGAGTTTGCCAAGGTTACTTTGCGGGCCGGGTACGAGGGCAATTTCGGGACAATCTTTTCTGGAGATGTAAAACAAATCCGTCGCGGCAAAGAAACTTCGATAGACAAGTATCTGGATATCACCGCCGCTAATGGCGATATGGCTTACAACTTCGCTGTCGCCAACTTTACGCTTGCAGCTGGCTGGACGGCAGCGGAATTGTACAACGCACTTCTGCAAGAACTCTCTTTGTACGGGGTTACGGCAGGTTATGCGCCACCGTTTCCAGCCACCGTGTACCCGCGAGCCACATCTTTCTATGGAATGGTGCGGGATCGCTTGAGGGAATTGGCTGAGATGGTTGGATGCTCTTGGTCTATCCATGACAACCGGCTGTATCTCATACCGATTTCTGGGTATATCCCAGGGGATACCGTTGTCTTGACATCCAAGACCGGGCTGATCGGGTTTCCTGAGCAGACCATCAACGGGATTCATGTCAGATGCTTGTTAAACCCTAACATCTTCATTGGGCGCGGCATTCAGATCAACAACGGGAGTGTTCAGGAGGCACAGATTAACGTTGCCTATACCGCTTTTAATTACTTCCCCAGTATTGCTCAGGATGGGAAATACAAGGCTCTAGCGGTTACACACATCGGCGATACGCGCGGCCAGTCTTGGTACACCGATTCAATCTGCCAAGCAATTGATGGAACAGCCCCGATGAGCAGGTCAATTCTTACGGTGGTGCCGAATAATGGATAG
- a CDS encoding Gp138 family membrane-puncturing spike protein encodes MDRRERWNDPEEAIRAALEARQSGVQTAIPAIVVSFDPETVTLAAQPVVQGTVQAATGAYSTVNLPVLQDVPVAFPRGGGCTLTFPISAGDEVLLVFSSRCIDGWWQTGQVGPAMDARMHSLSDAIAIPGLFSQVTKINGISTNSAQLRSNDGLTFIELDPTTGKVKIVAPGGFDVQAPQSNFSGEVLVNGLLTYVAGLIGSGGAGSAAEITGIFNVVGQIIANGKRVDDTHRHSGVQPGASNSGEVV; translated from the coding sequence ATGGATAGACGAGAGCGCTGGAACGATCCAGAGGAGGCTATTCGAGCTGCTTTGGAGGCACGTCAATCGGGCGTGCAAACTGCTATCCCGGCAATCGTGGTTTCCTTCGACCCAGAAACTGTGACGTTGGCAGCTCAGCCGGTAGTGCAGGGGACTGTACAGGCAGCCACGGGCGCTTATTCAACGGTCAATCTGCCAGTGCTACAGGACGTTCCAGTAGCGTTTCCTCGTGGCGGGGGATGCACTCTGACCTTCCCCATCTCTGCCGGTGATGAAGTTTTGCTTGTTTTCTCTAGCCGATGCATTGATGGCTGGTGGCAAACAGGGCAAGTCGGTCCGGCGATGGACGCCAGAATGCACAGCCTTAGTGACGCCATTGCAATACCGGGTCTGTTTTCGCAAGTGACCAAAATAAACGGTATTAGCACCAATTCAGCCCAGTTAAGGAGCAACGATGGCCTTACCTTCATCGAGCTTGATCCAACAACTGGGAAGGTAAAAATTGTGGCGCCGGGTGGATTTGACGTCCAAGCTCCGCAGTCAAATTTTTCTGGCGAGGTCCTTGTGAATGGTCTGTTGACCTACGTTGCCGGTTTGATCGGCAGCGGTGGGGCAGGAAGTGCTGCAGAAATTACCGGTATTTTTAACGTGGTTGGGCAGATCATCGCAAACGGTAAACGCGTAGACGACACTCACCGCCATTCTGGAGTCCAGCCCGGGGCTAGCAATTCCGGGGAAGTTGTATGA
- a CDS encoding baseplate J/gp47 family protein yields the protein MSTPITPYIDETGFHGPTYQDVVDYIKRKYREIYGNDIYLEEDSQDGQLIGVFALAFYDCVSLASAVYNSFSPGTSQGVGLSANVKINGIRRRVATKSTVDLTVTGQAGTVISNGQALDNFNNRWSLPPSVTIPLSGAVTVTATAQNFGAISAVPGSITRIGTPTRGWQSVTNPLSATPGAAVETDAELRNRQTFSTALPSRSVLDGTVGAVGNVRGVTRFKGYENDANAISADGLPPHSIAIVAEGGDAFEIAQAIAVHKTPGTYTHGNTEVMVYDAYGVPNTIRFFRPKVVSISVIVNIQALQGYSTPYGDQIKAAVASYINALGIGADVLYTKLYTPANLPGQASGETFSITSILVARDNAAPAAENVEISIDELPECDAAGITLNVTA from the coding sequence ATGAGCACTCCAATTACGCCGTATATCGACGAAACCGGGTTTCATGGCCCTACGTATCAAGACGTCGTTGATTACATCAAAAGAAAGTATCGTGAGATTTATGGCAACGACATTTATCTTGAGGAAGACTCCCAGGACGGTCAACTGATCGGAGTTTTTGCCCTTGCTTTCTATGACTGCGTGTCACTTGCCTCTGCAGTTTACAACTCCTTTTCCCCTGGCACCTCTCAAGGGGTTGGATTATCCGCAAATGTGAAGATTAACGGCATCCGGCGGCGTGTAGCCACGAAATCTACAGTAGACCTCACGGTAACTGGACAGGCAGGTACGGTAATCTCAAATGGCCAGGCCCTAGATAACTTTAATAACCGCTGGAGTTTGCCGCCATCTGTGACTATCCCTCTATCTGGCGCAGTCACTGTCACTGCAACTGCGCAAAATTTCGGCGCTATTTCAGCAGTTCCGGGCTCAATTACTCGCATTGGAACGCCCACTAGAGGCTGGCAGTCGGTAACTAACCCGCTTTCCGCTACGCCAGGAGCCGCGGTGGAAACTGACGCCGAGCTGCGGAACAGGCAAACGTTTTCCACTGCTTTGCCGTCGCGATCAGTGCTTGATGGAACCGTTGGTGCTGTTGGGAATGTCAGGGGTGTCACGCGGTTCAAAGGCTATGAGAACGACGCAAATGCTATTTCTGCGGACGGGCTCCCGCCGCACTCTATTGCGATAGTTGCGGAAGGGGGGGATGCTTTCGAGATCGCGCAGGCGATTGCCGTTCATAAAACCCCGGGAACATATACACACGGCAACACTGAGGTGATGGTTTACGACGCGTACGGAGTGCCTAATACCATCCGTTTTTTCCGGCCTAAGGTTGTTTCGATTTCGGTTATCGTTAATATCCAAGCCTTGCAGGGGTATTCAACGCCCTATGGCGATCAGATTAAAGCCGCTGTCGCTTCTTATATAAACGCGCTTGGGATAGGCGCTGACGTACTGTATACGAAGCTGTACACACCGGCAAACCTGCCAGGGCAAGCATCAGGAGAGACGTTCTCCATTACTTCGATCCTTGTAGCTCGCGATAATGCCGCACCTGCAGCTGAGAACGTGGAGATCAGCATCGATGAGTTGCCCGAGTGCGATGCTGCAGGCATAACTCTTAACGTAACAGCGTGA
- a CDS encoding DUF2612 domain-containing protein, whose product MAENKYTAKITSEHSQRPKFMGVVFNNTQPFCSLFHFLGSYTQAFDLDAAIGAQLDHIGQWIGRSRFVDIPLTGLYFTWDDTADVGWSSGLWKGQFDPESGLISLPDESYRTLLKAKVAANSWDGSIPGAYAIWDAAFGGQSHIIIQDNQDMSMSVAIAGQPLDIVTRALLTNGYLPLKPEGVRINFYIITPVDGQLLAWDAESTALAGWDAGNWGIEITTGT is encoded by the coding sequence ATGGCTGAAAATAAATACACAGCCAAAATCACGAGCGAACACAGCCAGCGCCCTAAGTTCATGGGAGTTGTTTTTAACAACACACAGCCATTCTGCTCTCTGTTTCATTTCCTCGGCAGCTATACGCAAGCATTTGATCTTGACGCTGCCATAGGAGCCCAGCTAGACCACATTGGTCAATGGATCGGGCGCTCACGGTTCGTTGATATACCGCTCACCGGGCTGTATTTCACCTGGGATGATACGGCTGATGTCGGGTGGTCATCCGGACTTTGGAAAGGCCAATTCGACCCTGAGTCTGGCCTCATTTCTCTCCCGGACGAATCCTATCGAACGCTACTGAAGGCAAAGGTTGCCGCAAATTCTTGGGATGGGAGTATCCCGGGTGCGTATGCGATCTGGGATGCGGCTTTTGGCGGGCAGTCCCACATCATCATCCAAGACAACCAAGACATGTCCATGTCGGTTGCGATTGCCGGCCAGCCTTTGGATATCGTAACTCGCGCACTTCTGACGAATGGCTATCTGCCCTTGAAGCCAGAGGGCGTGCGCATCAATTTTTACATCATTACCCCAGTTGATGGCCAATTGCTGGCTTGGGATGCAGAGAGCACAGCCCTGGCGGGCTGGGACGCCGGGAATTGGGGCATTGAAATAACGACGGGAACGTAA
- a CDS encoding tail fiber protein, with the protein MAINQLLQFATADTNVLTQDEYSADPQRISGNIPGVARSKLVNKAARQSAFVAAMIGQYISEKSGKDVMDNGDIDALKINFIAALAASPSFTGTPTAPTAAPGTNTTQLANTAFVQTSIYQALPAGIVGYFAMSNAPFGWLKANGAAVSVAAYAALAANIYCGDALNATAIFGYRCTDPVNPTTTRSTSGAYIVLPDLRGEFPRGWDDGRGVDPGRAFGSAQQDSLQNVTGAFGTMVGAGGSITANGVFSIANQSTGVYGSGASGSGGSVNFDLSKAARTAAETRSRNVALLACIKY; encoded by the coding sequence ATGGCAATTAATCAGCTTCTCCAGTTCGCCACTGCCGACACTAATGTGTTAACGCAGGATGAGTACAGTGCGGACCCGCAGCGCATTTCTGGCAACATCCCGGGGGTTGCTCGTTCAAAATTGGTGAATAAGGCTGCGCGGCAATCTGCCTTTGTGGCAGCAATGATCGGCCAGTATATTTCTGAAAAATCAGGCAAAGATGTCATGGATAATGGTGACATCGACGCCTTGAAGATCAACTTTATCGCCGCTCTGGCTGCCTCCCCAAGCTTTACCGGCACGCCAACCGCTCCAACCGCTGCGCCTGGGACCAATACCACTCAGCTCGCGAACACAGCGTTTGTGCAGACTTCCATTTATCAGGCATTGCCAGCTGGGATCGTAGGATATTTTGCGATGAGCAATGCACCGTTTGGCTGGCTAAAGGCTAATGGAGCGGCCGTGTCTGTTGCTGCTTATGCGGCACTCGCAGCAAATATTTACTGTGGCGACGCTCTAAACGCGACGGCGATCTTCGGGTATCGCTGCACAGACCCAGTTAACCCAACAACGACGCGCAGTACGAGCGGCGCTTATATCGTGTTGCCTGATCTTCGCGGGGAGTTCCCCCGAGGCTGGGATGACGGACGTGGCGTTGACCCGGGGCGCGCATTTGGCAGTGCGCAACAAGATTCTTTGCAAAACGTGACAGGCGCGTTTGGGACTATGGTCGGCGCTGGCGGGTCGATAACAGCCAACGGCGTTTTTTCTATCGCGAACCAATCGACAGGCGTATATGGTTCTGGCGCGTCTGGTTCCGGCGGGTCTGTAAATTTTGATTTGTCCAAAGCCGCAAGAACTGCCGCAGAGACTCGCTCTCGCAACGTCGCGCTACTCGCTTGCATCAAATATTAA
- a CDS encoding tail fiber assembly protein — translation MEASGINSGKVVSQLDADGCYCRPTVADESPLESGVYLIPGGAVDIAPPELVSGKAFRPREDHSGWLAVDDNRGAVLYRTSDGQAYEPGRQHGEDGTYAGLGPIPGWLTTEARPDPWSVWNSGAWVRDEAAWRASVVAGNIAKKSQMTADANGHIATLQDAVDLGIATEQEVAALKLWRVYRVELSRVDVSAESPVWPVEPTA, via the coding sequence ATGGAAGCTTCTGGTATTAATTCGGGCAAGGTCGTATCACAGCTTGATGCCGACGGCTGCTATTGCCGTCCGACGGTCGCTGACGAGTCGCCACTTGAGTCTGGCGTGTACCTCATACCTGGTGGGGCTGTGGATATCGCTCCGCCTGAGCTGGTCTCCGGGAAAGCATTCCGGCCGAGAGAGGATCACTCGGGCTGGTTGGCCGTCGATGATAATCGAGGGGCGGTTTTGTATCGGACTAGCGACGGCCAAGCCTACGAGCCAGGACGCCAGCATGGCGAAGATGGCACGTATGCTGGCCTGGGGCCGATCCCGGGGTGGCTTACGACCGAGGCCCGGCCTGATCCATGGAGCGTGTGGAACTCTGGCGCATGGGTTCGCGATGAGGCGGCTTGGCGCGCATCGGTCGTAGCTGGAAATATCGCCAAGAAATCGCAAATGACAGCGGATGCTAACGGGCATATCGCGACACTGCAGGATGCTGTTGACCTAGGCATCGCAACGGAGCAGGAGGTTGCGGCGCTAAAGTTGTGGCGCGTCTATCGGGTCGAGTTGTCGCGTGTTGACGTCTCAGCTGAATCCCCAGTTTGGCCGGTTGAACCGACGGCGTAA
- a CDS encoding lysozyme — MDKGKIAAGVVSAAIALVAAWEGRSLVAYVDPIGIPTICEGYTHGVKLGDVATPERCDALTEQEVRRALAVVDGSVPRPLPDSVRVALASFVYNVGPGAYGGSTLTRKLRAGDLAGACRELPRWVYAGGNKLRGLERRRDAEMRICLSDLQ; from the coding sequence ATGGATAAGGGGAAGATCGCCGCAGGCGTTGTGTCGGCAGCCATCGCCCTGGTGGCCGCCTGGGAGGGGCGCTCTCTAGTGGCTTACGTTGACCCGATCGGAATCCCGACGATCTGCGAGGGCTACACGCACGGGGTAAAGCTGGGCGACGTGGCCACGCCTGAGCGATGCGATGCGCTGACTGAGCAGGAGGTGCGCCGGGCGCTCGCCGTAGTGGACGGATCTGTGCCGCGCCCGCTGCCGGACAGCGTGCGGGTGGCGCTGGCCAGCTTTGTGTACAACGTCGGGCCTGGTGCATACGGCGGGTCTACGCTGACGCGCAAGTTGCGCGCTGGTGATCTGGCCGGGGCTTGCCGTGAGCTGCCGCGGTGGGTTTACGCGGGCGGCAACAAGCTGCGCGGCCTTGAGCGGCGGCGCGATGCGGAGATGCGGATATGCCTGTCCGATTTGCAGTGA